From a single Streptomyces sp. 1331.2 genomic region:
- a CDS encoding PTS sugar transporter subunit IIA: protein MTTVTSPLTGRVVGLAGVPDPVFSGAMVGPGTAIDPVRRPTEAVAPVDGVVVSMHPHAFVVVDAEGHGVLTHLGIDTVQLNGEGFELLVNKGDTVTRGQAVIKWDPSAVEAAGKSPISPIVALEATPDSLGTLREDGEAVSGEPLFSWS, encoded by the coding sequence ATGACCACTGTGACGTCGCCGCTGACCGGCCGGGTCGTCGGGCTCGCGGGCGTGCCCGACCCGGTGTTCTCGGGTGCGATGGTCGGGCCCGGCACCGCGATCGACCCGGTTCGTCGGCCCACCGAGGCGGTCGCTCCGGTGGACGGCGTCGTGGTCTCCATGCACCCGCACGCCTTCGTCGTCGTGGACGCCGAGGGCCACGGTGTGCTGACCCACCTCGGGATCGACACCGTCCAGCTCAACGGCGAGGGCTTCGAGCTGCTCGTCAACAAGGGCGACACGGTGACCCGCGGACAGGCCGTCATCAAGTGGGACCCGTCCGCCGTGGAGGCCGCCGGCAAGTCGCCGATCTCGCCGATCGTGGCGCTGGAGGCCACTCCCGACTCGCTGGGCACGCTGCGGGAGGACGGCGAGGCCGTCTCCGGCGAGCCGCTGTTCAGCTGGAGCTGA